In the genome of Amyelois transitella isolate CPQ chromosome 25, ilAmyTran1.1, whole genome shotgun sequence, one region contains:
- the LOC106139473 gene encoding epidermal growth factor receptor kinase substrate 8-like protein 1 isoform X2 yields the protein MALRSGSGTSRSAQRALDEFEELAGLRGGEGRDGRGDERSAYVLEHLATFTVTRETGIVYPADGMRRLLQLEKTNGIWSQKMQLCLEGQWVLVMDYETGSIMERFPASWVHSPTAFTSPEPAELYNNVLAFVVGAPADAQGAGTPRRELHIFQCHDVGAQALVEELNALKGVSSGGSGEGGRDFVIERERERERERDGDMERPRRQQMSAQLGGGRERGGSGGERDDASSTGSERLYEQDIAILNRCFDDIEKFIARLQHAAAASRELERRRRSRGGGGKRAGAGEGMLALRTRPPPERDFVDVLQKFKLSFNLLARLRAHIHDPNAPELVHFLFTPLALIVDAAQDAADGRLPARVVQPLLTRDALNLLANCVTSKETELWHSLGDAWLIPREQWKTPIPPYQPVFMDGWTPDYQVDDQPLRRPSPRRSDSAAERAAERGGERGGERAPDRADSAVPGPYYDRDEPDVYGDQYTTYNRAPRALAHEDSGSAASSPDREPPFRGPDREDDDLGEAWARGVAARGGRVVRVTYPRTANNDKELSVVRGEYLEVLDDSRKWWKARNRRGVTAHVPHTIVAPALSPPASPHLYPNPIYTHYQEGGGRGSGGSSPTNAAERQPAAPPPPPPPPPPPPEPVEKKTDTMKSTRSNISTVSGLHDELLVVLPQIQQRRNKLLDIKKTPDIFIHQKSNPDEVVNWLEAKGFSSHAQRQLRMSGHQLFSLSRQQLETALGGDEGKRLYSQILVQRNVSGTFLIPVQNHFIIGATKHPAEGSREGGGVVSSMMTSRRPDDDGDNSSCC from the exons ATGGCGCTCAGAAGCGGAAGTGGTACTTCCAG GAGTGCCCAACGCGCGCTCGATGAGTTCGAAGAGCTGGCGGGTCTCCGCGGGGGTGAGGGTCGGGACGGGCGGGGGGACGAGCGATCTGCCTACGTCCTGGAGCACCTGGCCACCTTCACCGTGACGCGGGAGACCGGGATCGTGTACCCAGCCGACGGGATGCGGCGGCTGCTGCAGCTGGAGAAGACTAATG GAATATGGAGCCAGAAGATGCAGCTGTGTCTAGAGGGGCAGTGGGTGCTAGTCATGGATTATGAAACTGGG TCAATAATGGAGCGGTTCCCCGCATCGTGGGTGCACTCCCCCACGGCCTTCACGTCCCCCGAGCCGGCCGAGCTGTACAACAATGTCCTAGCCTTCGTCGTGGGGGCCCCGGCCGACGCCCAGGGCGCGGGCACCCCCCGGCGGGAGCTGCACATCTTCCAGTGCCATGACGTGGGGGCGCAGGCACTCGTCGAAGAACTGAACGCTCTGAA GGGCGTGAGTTCTGGGGGGTCGGGCGAGGGGGGTCGCGACTTCGTGATCGAGCGGGAGAGAGAACGCGAGCGGGAGCGGGACGGAGATATGGAACGGCCGAGGCGGCAG CAAATGTCGGCCCAGCTGGGAGGGGGCCGGGAGCGGGGCGGGTCGGGCGGCGAGCGGGACGACGCCTCCTCCACGGGCTCCGAGCGGCTGTACGAGCAGGACATCGCCATCCTCAACCGCTGCTTCGACGACATCGAGAAGTTCATAGCGCGGCTGCAGCACGCGGCGGCTGCCTCCAGGGAGCTGGAGAGGAGAAGGAGATCTAGGGGCGGAG GAGGCAAACGAGCAGGCGCCGGCGAAGGCATGCTCGCCTTACGGACACGGCCACCGCCAGAGAGAGACTTCGTGGACGTCCTGCAGAAGTTCAAGCTGTCCTTCAACCTCCTGGCGCGGCTGCGGGCCCACATCCACGACCCGAACGCCCCAGAGCTCGTCCACTTTCTCTTCACACCCCTGGCCCTCATAGTGGACGCCGCTCAAGATGCAGCAGACGGGAGGCTACCAGCGCGCGTGGTCCAGCCGCTGCTGACCAGGGACGCCCTGAACCTGCTGGCCAATTGTGTGACCAGCAAGGAAACGGAGCTGTGGCACTCGTTGGGAGATGCATGGCTTATACCCAG ggAGCAGTGGAAGACTCCGATCCCCCCGTACCAGCCCGTGTTCATGGACGGCTGGACTCCGGACTACCAGGTGGACGACCAGCCCCTCAGGCG TCCGTCCCCGCGGCGGAGCGACAGCGCGGCGGAGCGGGCGGCGGAGCGGGGCGGCGAGCGGGGCGGCGAGCGCGCGCCGGACCGCGCCGACTCGGCCGTGCCCGGCCCGTACTACGACCGGGACGAGCCGGACGTGTACGGGGACCAGTACACGACTTACAACAG AGCGCCCCGGGCGCTGGCTCACGAGGACTCGGGCTCCGCGGCGTCGTCGCCCGACCGGGAGCCGCCGTTCCGGGGCCCGGACAGAGAAGATG ACGACCTGGGCGAGGCGTGGGCGCGCGGCGTGGCGGCGCGCGGCGGCCGCGTGGTGCGCGTCACGTACCCGCGCACCGCCAACAACGACAAGGAGCTCTCCGTCGTGCGCGGCGAATACTTGGAG GTGCTAGACGACTCCCGCAAGTGGTGGAAGGCGCGCAACCGGCGCGGCGTGACGGCGCACGTGCCCCACACCATAGTGGCGCCCGCGCTGTCCCCGCCCGCCTCGCCGCACCTCTACCCCAACCCTATCTACACGCACTACCAG GAGGGCGGCGGTCGCGGTTCCGGCGGCAGCAGTCCGACAAACGCGGCGG AACGGCAGCCGGCAGCGCCCcctccgccgccgccgccgcccccGCCGCCCCCGGAGCCAGTGGAGAAGAAAACTGATACCATGAAGT CGACGCGATCGAACATAAGCACGGTGAGCGGCCTTCACGACGAGCTGCTGGTCGTGCTGCCGCAGATCCAGCAGCGCCGGAACAAGCTGCTGGACATCAAGAAGACGCCCGACATCTTCATTCATCAG aaATCCAATCCAGACGAAGTGGTGAATTGGCTAGAAGCGAAAGGCTTCAGCTCCCACGCTCAGCGTCAGCTGCGGATGTCCGGTCACCAGCTGTTCTCCTTGAGCCGGCAGCAGCTGGAGACGGCGCTGGGCGGCGACGAGGGCAAGCGGCTCTACAGCCAGATCCTGGTGCAGAGGAACGTGTCCGGG ACTTTTTTAATTCCAGTACAAAACCACTTCATCATCGGAGCTACAAAGCATCCTGCGGAAGGCTCGCGAGAAGGTGGAGGTGTCGTGAGCTCGATGATGACCTCCCGGAGACCAGACGATGATGGTGATAACTCTTCGTGCTGCTGA
- the LOC106139473 gene encoding epidermal growth factor receptor kinase substrate 8 isoform X6 — translation MIYFRHKYLFGLPVSAYTWGVSSGGSGEGGRDFVIERERERERERDGDMERPRRQQMSAQLGGGRERGGSGGERDDASSTGSERLYEQDIAILNRCFDDIEKFIARLQHAAAASRELERRRRSRGGGGKRAGAGEGMLALRTRPPPERDFVDVLQKFKLSFNLLARLRAHIHDPNAPELVHFLFTPLALIVDAAQDAADGRLPARVVQPLLTRDALNLLANCVTSKETELWHSLGDAWLIPREQWKTPIPPYQPVFMDGWTPDYQVDDQPLRRPSPRRSDSAAERAAERGGERGGERAPDRADSAVPGPYYDRDEPDVYGDQYTTYNRAPRALAHEDSGSAASSPDREPPFRGPDREDDDLGEAWARGVAARGGRVVRVTYPRTANNDKELSVVRGEYLEVLDDSRKWWKARNRRGVTAHVPHTIVAPALSPPASPHLYPNPIYTHYQEGGGRGSGGSSPTNAAGRGAGGAGGAGADWVRRERIGKKERQPAAPPPPPPPPPPPPEPVEKKTDTMKSTRSNISTVSGLHDELLVVLPQIQQRRNKLLDIKKTPDIFIHQKSNPDEVVNWLEAKGFSSHAQRQLRMSGHQLFSLSRQQLETALGGDEGKRLYSQILVQRNVSGTFLIPVQNHFIIGATKHPAEGSREGGGVVSSMMTSRRPDDDGDNSSCC, via the exons ATGATCTACTTCCGTCATAAGTACTTGTTCGGTCTTCCCGTGTCGGCTTACACCTG GGGCGTGAGTTCTGGGGGGTCGGGCGAGGGGGGTCGCGACTTCGTGATCGAGCGGGAGAGAGAACGCGAGCGGGAGCGGGACGGAGATATGGAACGGCCGAGGCGGCAG CAAATGTCGGCCCAGCTGGGAGGGGGCCGGGAGCGGGGCGGGTCGGGCGGCGAGCGGGACGACGCCTCCTCCACGGGCTCCGAGCGGCTGTACGAGCAGGACATCGCCATCCTCAACCGCTGCTTCGACGACATCGAGAAGTTCATAGCGCGGCTGCAGCACGCGGCGGCTGCCTCCAGGGAGCTGGAGAGGAGAAGGAGATCTAGGGGCGGAG GAGGCAAACGAGCAGGCGCCGGCGAAGGCATGCTCGCCTTACGGACACGGCCACCGCCAGAGAGAGACTTCGTGGACGTCCTGCAGAAGTTCAAGCTGTCCTTCAACCTCCTGGCGCGGCTGCGGGCCCACATCCACGACCCGAACGCCCCAGAGCTCGTCCACTTTCTCTTCACACCCCTGGCCCTCATAGTGGACGCCGCTCAAGATGCAGCAGACGGGAGGCTACCAGCGCGCGTGGTCCAGCCGCTGCTGACCAGGGACGCCCTGAACCTGCTGGCCAATTGTGTGACCAGCAAGGAAACGGAGCTGTGGCACTCGTTGGGAGATGCATGGCTTATACCCAG ggAGCAGTGGAAGACTCCGATCCCCCCGTACCAGCCCGTGTTCATGGACGGCTGGACTCCGGACTACCAGGTGGACGACCAGCCCCTCAGGCG TCCGTCCCCGCGGCGGAGCGACAGCGCGGCGGAGCGGGCGGCGGAGCGGGGCGGCGAGCGGGGCGGCGAGCGCGCGCCGGACCGCGCCGACTCGGCCGTGCCCGGCCCGTACTACGACCGGGACGAGCCGGACGTGTACGGGGACCAGTACACGACTTACAACAG AGCGCCCCGGGCGCTGGCTCACGAGGACTCGGGCTCCGCGGCGTCGTCGCCCGACCGGGAGCCGCCGTTCCGGGGCCCGGACAGAGAAGATG ACGACCTGGGCGAGGCGTGGGCGCGCGGCGTGGCGGCGCGCGGCGGCCGCGTGGTGCGCGTCACGTACCCGCGCACCGCCAACAACGACAAGGAGCTCTCCGTCGTGCGCGGCGAATACTTGGAG GTGCTAGACGACTCCCGCAAGTGGTGGAAGGCGCGCAACCGGCGCGGCGTGACGGCGCACGTGCCCCACACCATAGTGGCGCCCGCGCTGTCCCCGCCCGCCTCGCCGCACCTCTACCCCAACCCTATCTACACGCACTACCAG GAGGGCGGCGGTCGCGGTTCCGGCGGCAGCAGTCCGACAAACGCGGCGGGTAGGGGCGCGGGGGGCGCGGGGGGCGCGGGCGCCGACTGGGTGCGCCGCGAGCGCATCGGCAAGAAGG AACGGCAGCCGGCAGCGCCCcctccgccgccgccgccgcccccGCCGCCCCCGGAGCCAGTGGAGAAGAAAACTGATACCATGAAGT CGACGCGATCGAACATAAGCACGGTGAGCGGCCTTCACGACGAGCTGCTGGTCGTGCTGCCGCAGATCCAGCAGCGCCGGAACAAGCTGCTGGACATCAAGAAGACGCCCGACATCTTCATTCATCAG aaATCCAATCCAGACGAAGTGGTGAATTGGCTAGAAGCGAAAGGCTTCAGCTCCCACGCTCAGCGTCAGCTGCGGATGTCCGGTCACCAGCTGTTCTCCTTGAGCCGGCAGCAGCTGGAGACGGCGCTGGGCGGCGACGAGGGCAAGCGGCTCTACAGCCAGATCCTGGTGCAGAGGAACGTGTCCGGG ACTTTTTTAATTCCAGTACAAAACCACTTCATCATCGGAGCTACAAAGCATCCTGCGGAAGGCTCGCGAGAAGGTGGAGGTGTCGTGAGCTCGATGATGACCTCCCGGAGACCAGACGATGATGGTGATAACTCTTCGTGCTGCTGA